One Aerosakkonema funiforme FACHB-1375 genomic window carries:
- the bioU gene encoding (S)-8-amino-7-oxononanoate synthase BioU, with product MSAEQIASPIRVGVLGFGGLGQAAARVLAGKKQMLWVAVADREGYAYVEEGLNPDACIGSYQSRGSVGYLQPSGILSDRSIADLIAQASVDGYFLALPNLPNTFIASVVHQFIESGWQGVLVDAIKRTSAVEQLLELKDTLRQAGITYMTGCGATPGLLTVAAALAAQSYAEIHSVKITFGVGIANWEAYRSTIREDIAHLPGYNVEKARAMTDAEVEALLDRTDGILTLENMEHADDVMLELAGICSRDRVTVGGVVDTRHAKKPLSTNVQITGRTFEGKISTHTFTLGDETSMAANVCGPAFGYLKAATSLHRQGTYGLFTAAEIMPQFVR from the coding sequence ATGAGTGCAGAGCAGATCGCAAGTCCCATTCGCGTCGGGGTACTCGGTTTTGGAGGATTGGGGCAAGCTGCCGCCAGGGTGCTGGCTGGCAAAAAACAGATGCTTTGGGTAGCCGTAGCAGATCGAGAAGGCTATGCCTATGTTGAAGAAGGGTTAAATCCAGACGCCTGCATAGGCTCTTACCAGTCACGGGGTTCTGTGGGATACTTGCAGCCAAGTGGCATTCTCAGCGATCGCAGCATCGCAGATTTAATCGCACAAGCATCTGTGGATGGATATTTCTTAGCCTTGCCAAACTTACCAAACACTTTTATTGCTTCCGTAGTGCATCAGTTTATCGAATCCGGTTGGCAGGGAGTTTTGGTAGATGCGATCAAACGCACTTCGGCGGTCGAGCAGCTACTGGAATTAAAAGATACCCTGCGACAAGCAGGAATTACTTATATGACTGGATGCGGAGCAACTCCCGGACTGCTGACAGTAGCAGCTGCCCTGGCTGCACAAAGCTATGCGGAAATTCACAGCGTCAAAATTACTTTTGGTGTCGGAATTGCTAACTGGGAAGCTTACCGTTCTACTATCCGCGAAGATATTGCCCATTTGCCCGGTTATAACGTTGAGAAAGCCAGAGCCATGACAGATGCGGAAGTAGAAGCGCTTCTGGATCGGACTGATGGTATACTGACCCTAGAAAATATGGAACACGCCGACGACGTGATGTTAGAACTGGCGGGAATTTGCTCGCGCGATCGCGTCACCGTAGGCGGCGTCGTCGATACCCGCCATGCGAAAAAACCCCTCAGTACTAACGTTCAGATAACGGGTCGCACTTTTGAGGGCAAAATCTCGACCCATACCTTCACTCTGGGAGATGAAACCAGTATGGCAGCAAATGTATGTGGCCCCGCGTTTGGTTATCTCAAGGCAGCCACAAGTTTGCATCGGCAGGGCACATACGGCTTGTTTACCGCCGCAGAAATCATGCCCCAGTTCGTCCGATAG
- a CDS encoding type II secretion system F family protein, which yields MPTYVATVRDSKKPEKVEANSLAEAKEKLMRKGLVVQDLKESKSFQLPDFGSLLAKITVKELAMFSRQFSAMFNAGVPMVRCLAVLTDQCTNAKLKKALTQISADVNEGVSLADSLRKHPDCFDGLYVAMVESGETGGILDEVLNRVAKILEDSVRLQNQIKSASAYPKMVGGLAVVIFIAMTTFLLPIFAKIFEDLGMELPALTMFMLAISKFLRGPTLPDPERNFNIFIGIAAVMGAIWAYKQYYKTPAGRWQIDKAMLKLPIVGELIRTTAVARFCRIFGMLTRSGVPMLTSMEIVRDTAGNVIVATAIEDARKEVEQGGMISIALQRSNVFPVLAIQMMSIGEETGELDKMLLKLAEFYEDEVEQAVKGLTSMLEPLMMVGIAGMVGMILLSMYLPMFKVMDGIG from the coding sequence ATGCCTACCTACGTTGCTACAGTTAGGGATTCTAAAAAACCCGAAAAAGTTGAGGCAAATTCTCTGGCTGAAGCCAAAGAGAAATTGATGAGAAAAGGTCTTGTCGTCCAAGACCTGAAGGAATCTAAAAGCTTTCAATTGCCTGACTTCGGGAGTTTACTTGCCAAGATCACAGTCAAGGAATTGGCGATGTTTTCTCGCCAATTCTCTGCGATGTTCAACGCGGGTGTACCGATGGTGAGATGCCTTGCCGTGTTGACCGATCAATGTACCAATGCAAAGCTTAAAAAAGCTTTAACGCAAATTAGCGCTGACGTGAATGAGGGTGTCAGTCTAGCAGATTCGTTGCGTAAACATCCGGATTGTTTTGACGGTTTGTATGTGGCTATGGTGGAATCCGGAGAAACTGGTGGTATTCTCGATGAAGTACTTAACCGGGTGGCGAAAATTCTCGAAGATTCCGTTAGACTTCAGAACCAAATTAAGTCAGCGTCGGCTTATCCAAAAATGGTGGGTGGTTTGGCAGTCGTAATTTTTATCGCGATGACAACTTTTCTGCTGCCAATCTTTGCGAAAATATTTGAGGATCTTGGCATGGAATTGCCCGCACTGACTATGTTTATGCTGGCCATCAGTAAATTTTTGCGGGGGCCGACTTTACCAGATCCAGAAAGAAATTTCAACATATTTATCGGTATTGCTGCTGTGATGGGAGCAATCTGGGCTTACAAGCAATACTACAAAACTCCAGCCGGTCGTTGGCAAATAGATAAAGCAATGTTGAAACTGCCGATCGTCGGAGAATTGATCAGAACAACCGCTGTGGCTCGTTTTTGTCGCATATTTGGGATGTTGACTCGTTCTGGCGTACCAATGCTGACATCAATGGAAATTGTGAGAGATACAGCAGGTAACGTGATTGTTGCTACTGCTATTGAGGACGCTCGCAAAGAAGTAGAACAAGGTGGCATGATCAGCATTGCTTTGCAACGATCGAATGTATTCCCGGTGTTGGCAATTCAAATGATGAGCATTGGGGAAGAAACCGGAGAACTGGACAAAATGCTGCTGAAGTTGGCGGAATTTTACGAAGATGAAGTAGAGCAAGCTGTGAAAGGTCTTACCAGTATGCTAGAACCGTTGATGATGGTTGGTATCGCTGGCATGGTGGGTATGATCTTGCTCTCCATGTATCTACCTATGTTCAAAGTTATGGACGGGATCGGCTAA